The following DNA comes from Magnolia sinica isolate HGM2019 chromosome 18, MsV1, whole genome shotgun sequence.
GGAGTAACCTCCCTCTTCAATATCCCCATCTTTGTTGTCCTGTACAAGAGGTCTAAACCTCTAataacatccttttcatcatcGCGCCAAGCAAGATCAAGGTGAGTACATATGGCCACTAGAACAAGTTCAACAAGTTCGCCTTTATCAGCAGTCACCTCAATTTTCTCTTCAGCTTCTTCAGCAAATCTGATAAAGCTCGAAACTAATCTCTTTACTTATCGAACTTCTTCCTTAGGGTATTGCCTTCAACCAGGTGCCAATTTCATTATACTCAGCCACCTTTCTGTTCTCCTCATCCTCTTAACTTGTGATTCAGCTCCTTTGTTTTTTCTCAATCGGCATGCTTGCCATTCGTTGCCCCAAATCTCTTTCTAGAGTCCAATATGAGGGTCATACTCCTTCAGCATCCCATTCTTGTCTAGTTGCTTTCTTTTCACCTTCCTCACAACAATGGAACCAGGTGGTGGCAATTTTGGCTTGAAAGCgttttttggaaagattaaggtttttttattattattatttataatttcCTGGGGTTAGATTGAGTTGAGAGAGTGGGGAAGGGGGAGTTGCATCGGAAATGCATTTGCCACCCTCGCAACTAGTATTTTGGAAATAAATGGTATGAATAGAGTAGCAATGTGCAATCTAACTTTAGGTGAGGACAATCATGGCTGAATTGTTCGATATCAGCAATAGGGCCAACTAGAAGTgagtgggtcctacatgattttttttcttcaatttccctccattttactcttgaaatttaaaattttgaattttaaatgtAACAAGAGGCGGATTGGGATATAGGAGAGATCAGATGTGATAGGAATAAAACGTTAATCATTGTTTGGGGGCCATCTTAACTGTAGAATCAGGGAGATGATTAGATTATCTCCACTCCTATAGTGGTTTGGCAAACCATTGGACGTAGACCACCATCTTCGGCCTTATGTGAAGGTCCCCCAAGATTGTATAGATACCCTTAGATTCTGTGGGCCCACCCATCTGGGCTgtttaaaatgaataaatcaaacTCCACCCAATTATCTACTACAGGCATATCATGATTTAGTCCTTGTGATAAGTAGGTACTAATTATCTTATGGTCAGGCCGGAGCAATATCACAAGGTAATAATGCTTGTGGGTTACTTGGAGGGTCTTAAGAAGATTGGCTTATGCTTGGGAGAAAACAAGTAATGTGGTGCAAGTGAaataaactttgtttttggttgCATATGCAGTTCAGGCAGAAGGAAAAGAGTACATCAGCAGGACTCAAAAACTCGGATCTTCCCTCCAAACTAACCAGTGGGAGGCTGCATGAAATCATTTTTGCATATGAATTGGAATGCTTTTAGGTGGCTAGCCCTTGAGAATCTCTATAACAGGTGTTGTACAATGCTCCAGTCGGAAGTTTGAATGGTATGGTTCGTCAGTCCCCGTAAGAAATCTTCCAGATGATACAAGTCCTAAACCTGAAATTGAGTGGTTAACAAATAGGGTTTGTgaagaaaatacaaaatacaGGAATGAAGGAAGAAAGGCCAAATTTTTTATACACAGGGCCATCCATGGTGAGATCATCATCTGAGCGAAGTGGATTACTGAAGAATGGGCTGTGCTTGTACAACctgaatggaccacacaacattaGCCTGAGTAATGTGCCTTATCATGCCAGCACTTGCTAACCCTTTTGTCATTTTGAATGCACTAAACTTTCCAAAGAGAGCGGATTCGATGCCTTCATGTCATTCTGAAAATGCGGCACACATGGATTAGATTGAAACCATCCATTTGTGCTTTAATAGTTATTGGGTCATGGTCCAAAAATCGATCTTTAGACAGTTCCAGCCCTTGGTGGTACACAAATGAACACTAAAAGCCAGGAACCAGCAATGTCTCCTATTAAGTGAAGAAAggtccatttattagatggttaagatggtatgataataataaaaagaaggaTTGGCAGTCGATGAATCCTGTATGGTTCATATCATTGTGCACGTGCTATGTGTGTGGTAAACAGTCTGGAGGCATGAAAATGCCGTGACTCCATAGGCATGTAATCTATTCTCCCATTGATATTGTTTTTAACGAGAAAGGTCTGTAATGTTTAAAGAAATGGAAAAGGCCCGTTGTTGCTAGTTGCGAAGAACTTTTATCTAATCAGATGGTGAGGATAATCTATAGTATATCTGCCAGATGACTGCCCTGATTTACAGATTGGATGAATTGTATGATCAAGATGGGGGTTGTTTGCAACAAACAAGGATCTCTTCTGGAAACATGAGTACCGAAAACTCTGCAAGGGTAAGTTTGGATGCACCTCAGAATGGATGGCGGTTGGAAAGCTGCTTCAGTAAATTGATATTTGCTTGTTTCGGCAAAGTTGAGACTTTTAATTTCAGGGCGAAAAAGCAGAAAACTGTTAACCAAGTTGTGTTAATGTTTTCGGCTGTCGCTAGGTACAAAATGAATTCAGCTTCATGTATTCAGCTGAACGCCAGTCGATATTTGTAGTCAGGGCTGATAAGCGAAAACCAATATCCCAGCTGTGTTTTGTTTTCAGTTGTGGCTATGTTCAAATGAACTAAGCTTCACTGATATATTCAATTGGACATTGGATTTAGGGTAATTGGAATAATATCCGGTGTGGTGTTTTCTTCTATGATTCATGTACCCAATTGGCCATGAAAGTGTGTGGTCAAGATTCTTTATGGGCTTAAATACTttttggtgtgtttggatgcactattgagtTGAATCGCAATTATCTGTTTAATGAAGCAGGATTAAATAAACCGCAATTGTGTTTCTTTCATGTTGGAGTTTGAAGAAAGAAATGTTGATTTGAGGGCTGCTGCTTCGTTAATAATATTGTGAATAGGTTTATCTAACAAACAGATTGTTAGGAATAGGATCATTTGATTTGTTAGCCATACAAATGTGGTCTTGATTCTTTATGAgcctttctttttggtttgtttgGATGCATTGTCAAATTTGATTGCAATTATTTGTCAGGTAAAGGAAAATTAACTAAATTgcaaatacataattcaaatttgaGGGCTAATGCCTTGTTATGtatgttaggatcatctaataatcagatggctaggatcatctgatcaattaGCCATCCAACTGTGATTTATATACTTGATGAGTTGAACCTTTTGGCATGTTTGGATGTATTATTGGATTGAATTGTAGGTGTTGGTCTGATAACGGGGGAATAAAAAAAGCCCATTGTTGCATTTCCTTCAAGTTGGAATTGATAGAAACAGCTGCATCCTTGATGAGAATATTCggaaaatcaaattttttattttttatttttcattttctcttaactAAGGGTGTATGGTCGTACAAATTTAATGAAATATCATGCATTTTGcatcaaattagactgattaatcatgaaatttcatgatatttggtgcaaccacatGTACCCTAGACTAAGTGTTTGTAATTCAATCAGAAGGCAGCCTTAGAAAAGTTTGTAATTCAAGGAAAATTCAAACACCTTAGCCTCTTCTTCCTGTTGATCAAGGCCAACTCGTCCAGTTATGAGTGGTGTCATGAGTTGGACCAAGTTGCCTCATATTCTTCAACCAGTGACGTGCTGAACCAGATCACactcaactgagtcaactcggatgaGTCACATCGATCCATGTTGTGGGTAAAGTATCGGAGCCCATTTACTGTTGTACACATGGCTGATGGATCAGACGATCCAGATGGTCTCTTGGTGGATCGGCCAACTTCCAGGATTCACCAATTGAGCAATCCTCACCATCTAAATACTGCCTCCAGAGTGGGGGAAAACAGCTTTGCCTCGTGCACGTGGCATGGATTTCCGTCAATCCAAACCACATGTAGGCACATGTGGCGTACATGTACGCCAATCCAAGCCGCACAAATTGTTGACCTCATATTCAACAGAGCAAAGGCCAAAATCAACACCGAtcaaacaatccaaaccgtccaatttgTCACCATTGAATGgataattaaaagaaaattggTCAGCGGTCCCTTTCCTGTTAAATCAGACGGTTAAGGTTGTCTGATGAGCGTGACGATGGGCGAATGAATCGGGAACTTCGTATCAACACTGTAGTAAATGCGACAACAGCACGTTGTTGCCTAATATCCCGCGATAAACACTCCAAGCACAACAAACGGGATGATCAGGACTGTCCAATCGATTCAGTTCTTGGATCATCTCCATTCCACGCTCATCAGATACACAGTTGATATAACCCTTACGTGTGGTGGAAGTGGTCCCCacgccaaaaaataaaaataaaaagattaaagagaaaaaaaaatggcacGTGAGCACATTCGTGCGCCTCCAACTTGAACAAGTGCGTATATGCATCTCAATTTTCATATGTAAATCATCTCCATTACCGCATCAGCCTAAAATTAACATCATACACTAAAATGCGCACGTGGTGCacaattcccaaatcccaagaaaAATACCTTCCCTCTAACTCTCTAACTAATAACCGTTCAAGCTTATTCCCTACCAATGACAAGATTCATATATATTATGTTAGAAGGAAAAATCATCCCACCTCTTATTTTCccacaaaattcaaaaaaaaaaaaaaagaaagaaaaagaaaaaagaaaaaaacgacTACTCAGTGATTATTAGAGGTGACGGTAGTGATTTCATCAAGATGGGAGAATTTCTTCTTCATCTCTGAAAGCAATGCTTTATTTTCTTCGTCCAGGAGTAGTGCCTTTTTCCGCAGCTTCTCGTTCTCCTCGATTATACACCGGTTTTCCAGGTATAGCTTTAAGTTCTGTAAAGCCATTTCAGATCCTCTTCCTGTTGTTGCTTCTGATGCCGATCGACTGTCGATTCATTTcacataatattaatatatttacACCGAatacaaataaataattaattaaataaaaatggaATTATGATTCGACATACCTTGGTGTGATCCTGACTCGAACCTTGGATCTCTTGATTCGACGCCGGTGGACCGGAGAGAATGAGGAGATTAAAGgactgcatttggatgcattaaTACACATGTTTACGCTTGTGTTTGCTTGTATATGAGTCTGCTGTTGTATGAAATAGGgtgttttttttaatcttttcttttgAGCAGTGGATGAAGGAATGAATGGAAATTGAGAGAATGTCGTTGCGTTTATATAGTAAAAAGAGGGAGATGGGTGGGTGGTTTATGTATGGATGGAtatgatgggatgggatggatggatagatagatGGGTGAATGGATGGAATGTGGAAGAGAGAAATTCGTAATGATGGTTGGAGGTATCATGATTGATCGGTGTCTTTGGTCTTATTTCGGGTTCGTGTTAGTCATGGATGATGATGGCATCGACTTTCGAGTACTTTTTTGAACCGCAAACGGACGGAAATGCCCCTTGGAAGATtcctaaaagaaaaaaagaaagagcatgCCATGCATGGATGTTAACTGCACCTCCTCCCATTGCCTGTCTACGTCGAGTCTGACGGTACGGATAGGTCCGTGGGAGAGTCCCGGGCCATTCTTCATGTGGGGCCGACGGGAACATGCCCCGGCACAAAAAAATAGGCTTTTCCTTccgccaggtgggccacacatgtacgagaaaattttggaaaataaCCGGCATGGTATTGAGTCCGGCCATGTTGAGGGTGGGCCACGCTTGATGAATGGCCCTAACGTGTCTGGTACACTGTGGCAAAGGACAAAAGAGAGCGATTTAGGTGTTGCCCGGATAACACCGTAGCAGCTGTTTCCCTGACGGTGGGCCGgaccttgttgtatgtgttgtatatccacgccgtccatcagtttttccagctgaTTTCATGGCATGgtctcaaaaataaagcagatcaaattctcaaagtggaccacaccacagggaacaaggGTTATTGAATGCCTTCCGTTAAAACATCCtacggcccaccttaatgtttatttgccatccaacctgttaataaggtagTACAGACCTGGATgtagggaaagcacaaatatcagcttgatccaaaacttatgtggccaacgaaatgtttttaatggtcattcgccACTGTTCTACTTCATATTTTGGAAAAGACTCTAAAGCTAGTACACGCTGCAAGTGGCATAAATGCATGCTTATCAATTCTGTCCAAATCAAAGGGCCTATGTCGGATGGAGCGTAGATGAATACACTGACCAAACTCTTAACCGCTTGATTTGGACCGTTATAACATTCTTTTCAGCTTTCATTTGGTGTCCGCCAAATGAACTACTATGATCATCCGATTAATGAGATTAGGGAAGTCCCTTTGAATCCCATGGCTGTCTGTTTGGGTGTATTATGGTAAGACACTTCGTGTTTTtttcttgtttatttatttaaatttttaacacacactcacgcaTACACCACATAGGCACTAGAATCCATGATCTCAATATTGAAAGGCACTCTATCTACTGCTGAACCATAGACCCTAATAAGAGGCTGGATGTATGTTTGGGTGTATTATGGTAAGAGATttggtgttttatttatttatttaaaattttaacacacactcacgcaCACACCACATAGGCACTAGAAtccatgacctcaatgttgaaatgcactctATCTACCACTGAACCATAGCTTCGGACCCTAATAAGAGGCTGGATGTATGTTTGGGCGCATTATACTAAAAGATTTGGTGGAATAGGTCCCAAGCTATTGATATACAAAAACTCACAACTTTACACTTTGAATCTAAGTCTTCCAATAATCTAGATTGCTTACATAGCTGTCTCACTTGTACGTTGGAAAGTCCTTATGCATCCATGTTATGTGGAGCATACTATAGTATGAGGTTTGCTAAAATACACCCCTAGCTATTGCAATACAATGAGAGTTTGAATCTAGGTTTTCCAATAATCCAAATCGGTACATAGTGGTCTCACTTTGTACGGTGGAATGTCCCTATGCATCTATGGTCATATGTCGGGGTGTCCCGCAGcaagaggtttgctagaatatATCCTGAGGATTGAATACAACAAGAATACAGTAACTCTGAATTTTTAGACTTTGAATCTAggtcttccaatgatccaaattgcTATACGGTATGTCTAGTTGTAATGTAGTAAGAGGTTTGCTAGTATAAATTCTGAGGTATTGCAATATAATAAGTTGGAACTTTAAGACTTCCAGTGATCCAAACTGCTTCATGGTAGGTGTCGCTTCATACGGTGGAGTCCCTATGCCATCCAAGGCCGTTGGTTACTATAGTAAGAGGTTTGCTAGAATGCCTGTTGAGGTAttgcaatccaaaactcaggacgTTAGACTTTATATCCAagtcttccaatgatccaaattaCTTGCATCTAATTTTTATGGGAAAAGCTAACAAATTAAAGATCTTAATTGAATTAtttcaactttttttttataatttggttCTTTTGCTTTGAACGTAAACGCTTATGATTTTTATAATCAAAGAGTTGAAACATCCCCCATGCAAGCTTTTCAAACAAATCCATGttatttaaaaagaagaagaagaaggctagAGTCCGGACATATGTTGTTGCAATAGTTCCGATGCATTTAAGCACACCCCTTTATTTAATTGTGGTAAGTATTatagtaaaaaaaattaattacttTATTTCTTAATGGGAGGGAGTATTTTCACCTACCTTACTGAATATTGATCACCGTGTCAAGAAGCTTATCCAAGAGATATTTTTTATTTGCATTCACGCCTTTTGGAAAGAGCTGCTAAATCAAGTTGTTTAGGTGAAGGAAGTATGACTGCTTTACTAATAGCTAAGGCTCAATTTGGAGACGTTTTGGCTTATATTTCCAATGTGATTTCCATTATAAATGGATAAATATTCTTATCCACCGAACTATTCAATGTTGGAATCCATCCTACTATTAATGTGGGTATTTTCATCTCCACAGTAGGATCTGCTAATTTAAGCCATGAAATAAGTAACTGGCAAATCAAAATTGGAACTTGGCTTAATTCGCGAAGTTAGAAGCCCTTACCCCAATTTGCTTCTGATCTTGTTAAAGCCACCCACAAGTAGAACATCAGGTGCATCTATCAATCAATGTGGGGTGTACATGTCATCTAAGCTTCTAATTTTGTCCAATATGCTAAAtttgaaatgaatgcatttgagggaataaGGAGGAGCAGTAATAGGAAATAAGATTAAGAAAAGTAGACTTAGAGCATCTAATCAAGTGCAACGAAGACTAAAATTGTGTCAGTTTGGAGTGAGTTGATACAAAGTTAATAGTTCTTAAATGACAAGGGATGGCCCAAAAAGTTGAGTGCTGGcaataagaaaattttcaatgacaTATGGTCTAACTGAAAGTATAGCTCTTGATAGGGTAGAATGGCCAAACAAGATTCACTTAGCCAACCTCAATTAATTGGTATAAAGCTTAGATAATGATAATGGTGATAGTTCTTTCTTGTCGTTAATTTGTttggtttcttttttttcttttctttttttttctttctttcttttaaattcCAATTAAGACTTCTATAAGGTAATTGCCTGGGATGCATAAGATTTTAACAGCATTGATTTATGGATTATTCAATGGTTGGTAGTCTGATTAAAGAGATTCTCTTTTATCTTTACCCCCCAccccccaaacaaaaaaaaaaagaagaagatctccaatacataattacaattagctaaaatgagatgaactcatttttaggccaaACAGGCTCTAAAAATATTCCCAACATGGAGCATCTATAGGTTAGAGTCTGCACGGGTCTAGCTCGATGGCTCAGTGGGAGATCATggattgagtgcccatgtggtatGGAGGCATGTGAGTGTGtggtgtgggggtgtgtgtgtgtaaaaaaaaggaagaatttttattttcaaagtcTGTACAAAGATTTGGAAGTATAGTGTAAAAGTGCCAATAAGCATTGCCTGGTACAGATAGAGATAATAGGGCTGCATGGGCACATGGGAGGGGACACTTGCAAAAGACCTTAATCTTGCAGAATTTTCCACATTGGCACTTGTTGAATATATTGGTGCATGTGCTCTCATCATGTCAAAGTCATATTAGTTTCATGTTAACTTAAAAAAGTATAATAACTCCTTAAGTAAAAAAGATTAGTGTGTCGAGTACGGCAGAGTACATTAGAAGGTACTAGTGAGAGTGGGAAGaatgctttttcttcttcttactttTGTTGCTGAAGTGGATGGAACGACTTCATGTGGATGATATTCACCCGACCCATTAAAGGGTGCCACCCAGTAGTTGGACTGGGTCCCAAAATCAGGCTTATTCAACGGTCAGGTGAGCTGCACCGTGGGAAACAATTGAGATGGAAGTCCCATTATTGAAATCGTTGTTGGGGTTTGCAGTTATctgtatctgccatccaatccaaTCGTCTGAGTGCCACAAGGATGAATGGATTCCCCGACGATCAGAACATTCCAAGactcatgtaggccacaccacgtgaatttagattTGTAGGCCGGATTTTTCatcgtttcctgtggtatggcccacctatgggaATTTGATTTGGCTTTAGGATCATGGAACAGTACGcctgatggacgaggtggatctgATGCATATTTGTCCTATGTAGTGATGACTGATGAGCCGGGCTTGCCTCCGCAAGTCAAGCTGAGAGGGACCCAACATGCTGTTTATGGCAAACGTGGCAAACAGGACTGTTGATTGGGACTGTCGTTCTGGTGGGCCACGTTGTGGATGAAAACAAGCGGGTTAGACTTACATGGCCTTCAAAGGGGAAGGTTACCGCAGTGGTCTGCATTCAAGTAGTAAATCTCACAAAGTTGTCCAATCGCCTCTGATCATGGTCCATCGATAAGGTGGGCTActagatcaacggtccagatcataatGAAATTTTTCCACATGTAACATGAGAAGATCGATTCGTAGAACTTTTATGCAGTGGCCTGCATATTAAATCTCTTTTTGCTAAAATAATATCCCCTTGAACGAAAGGTAGGAACCTACTCGTTTTAGATTTTGCATTTTACGCCGCTCCAAACGCCCACTCAGTTTAAACTCAAAATGACCCACCAATggagatctgaaccgttgatctcGCATGCCCTATTATGAATTTGTGACAGAAGAAATTCTGAACGTATCGGAAGATCCTCGCAGTCCAATCGAAAGACTTTTCTGCCGCATGAATATGATCCATTAAACTACCTCATTTAACGGTCCACGTGTCCCAAAAGTCACCTGATCAGACGATTATGGTCGTCCCATCTACTGTGGGACCCTGTAAAGTATAAAACGCTTCTCCAAGTCACGACCCACGTGTAAGGGTAGATTCACTcgtagtaaaaataataataaaaataataataaaagaaaagaaaaagtcgGTGATTGTTTCAAAATTGACAACTCTACCAAAAGTGTAAGGACAAAATTACATGATCATTCAACTCAAATTTCATCAGTTACAAGATTCACATCATTGGTTTTTATTCAGGGACACGTACGCACACTTATCCACCCTACTGTACTGaaaggaaaactttgatactcgggcagagtgtagtggatgatacgcatgcacaTAAAATTTGGATGTGTGAAGGCTTCAAAAGGGCAATGGAAAACAACGTGGATAgcagtagtaataataataataatactaataataaggCTTTGCTGACCAATG
Coding sequences within:
- the LOC131232764 gene encoding protein LITTLE ZIPPER 1-like — encoded protein: MCINASKCSPLISSFSPVHRRRIKRSKVRVRITPSRSASEATTGRGSEMALQNLKLYLENRCIIEENEKLRKKALLLDEENKALLSEMKKKFSHLDEITTVTSNNH